In the genome of Deinococcus deserti VCD115, one region contains:
- a CDS encoding Sec-independent protein translocase subunit TatA/TatB, with protein MPNIGAGELMMILLVALVVFGPRKLPELGKSLGAGLREFRRSTQGLKEELEVSFKEPPAPDTPTQTIHATVDPRAVTPVVPAQAVIPQPAGTGQATVQPEPADTPTR; from the coding sequence ATGCCGAATATTGGTGCAGGAGAACTGATGATGATTCTGCTGGTGGCCTTGGTGGTGTTTGGACCACGCAAGCTGCCAGAACTGGGCAAGAGCCTCGGCGCAGGACTGCGGGAATTCCGGCGGAGCACCCAGGGGCTGAAAGAAGAGCTGGAAGTCAGCTTTAAGGAGCCGCCGGCGCCGGACACGCCAACTCAGACCATTCATGCCACAGTGGACCCGCGCGCAGTCACGCCGGTGGTTCCAGCACAGGCCGTGATTCCCCAGCCGGCCGGTACGGGACAGGCCACCGTACAGCCGGAACCGGCTGACACACCCACCCGCTAA